From the genome of Ectobacillus sp. JY-23, one region includes:
- a CDS encoding site-specific integrase, with translation MTIRKLRKSWGFRIDIGRDPRTNKRIQKSFSGYRTKREAQDALAEIQVRISNKSFLLPDTRTFGQFFEHWLETYFKKQVSITTYEQRLYMINKHIIPYFEGFVLRDITTFHIDEFLHQKLEEGLSRRYVKMLQSLLYSAFETAFKWKLVQHNCVRDSRSIKIEMSEKEIWTKCEINTFLDVAKKKRRHLIYMLAIYTGMRIGEILGLTWDNVDLDNEIIKVKQSLAYTKQEGFLLKSTKTMRSNRNLPIPATLTRELLQLNRSQKSIKLSLGEHYNPFNLVFCSSTGTPLYVENVRRQFNRLIQQSEVKKITLHDLRHTHGSLLNELGESPKVIQERLGHSCAAFTLDTYIHTDTTAQVKAINRLEKELIKSDVTN, from the coding sequence ATGACAATCAGAAAACTAAGAAAATCATGGGGATTTCGTATTGATATTGGGAGGGATCCTCGCACGAATAAGCGAATTCAAAAATCATTCAGTGGTTATCGTACCAAACGGGAGGCACAGGATGCTCTTGCGGAAATTCAAGTACGTATTAGCAATAAAAGCTTTCTTTTACCTGATACAAGGACATTTGGTCAGTTTTTTGAGCATTGGCTAGAAACATATTTTAAAAAACAAGTTTCAATTACAACATATGAACAAAGATTATATATGATAAACAAGCATATAATTCCATACTTTGAGGGCTTTGTACTTAGAGATATTACAACTTTTCATATTGATGAATTTCTTCATCAAAAGCTTGAGGAAGGTCTTTCAAGGAGGTATGTGAAAATGCTCCAATCACTACTATATTCAGCTTTTGAGACAGCATTCAAATGGAAGCTTGTACAACATAACTGTGTAAGGGATTCTCGCTCTATTAAAATAGAAATGAGTGAAAAAGAGATTTGGACTAAATGTGAAATAAATACGTTTTTAGATGTTGCTAAGAAAAAGCGCCGTCATCTTATTTATATGCTAGCAATTTATACCGGAATGAGAATCGGAGAAATTCTTGGCTTAACTTGGGACAATGTGGATTTAGATAATGAAATCATTAAGGTTAAGCAGTCACTTGCTTATACAAAACAAGAAGGTTTTCTTTTAAAATCAACTAAAACAATGAGATCCAATCGTAATTTGCCCATTCCTGCTACTCTTACTCGAGAATTGTTACAACTAAATAGAAGCCAGAAATCTATAAAGTTAAGTCTAGGGGAGCATTACAATCCGTTTAATCTTGTATTTTGTTCTTCTACCGGAACTCCACTTTATGTTGAGAATGTACGCCGTCAATTTAATAGGCTAATCCAACAAAGCGAAGTCAAAAAAATAACTCTTCACGATTTGCGACATACACATGGTTCACTTTTAAATGAACTCGGTGAGAGTCCCAAGGTTATTCAAGAACGATTGGGTCATTCCTGCGCTGCATTTACCTTAGATACGTATATTCATACTGATACGACAGCGCAAGTAAAAGCAATAAACCGCTTGGAAAAGGAATTAATAAAATCTGATGTCACTAACTAA
- a CDS encoding AlpA family transcriptional regulator, with translation MNETEILTAKEIANYLKISLPTAHTLMDDPTFPLIRIGRCKRVIAGDFYSWLKQQASR, from the coding sequence ATGAATGAAACAGAGATTTTAACAGCTAAGGAAATAGCTAATTATTTAAAGATATCATTACCCACAGCTCATACTTTAATGGATGATCCAACATTTCCACTTATCCGAATTGGTCGCTGCAAACGCGTAATTGCCGGGGATTTTTATAGTTGGCTTAAACAGCAAGCAAGCAGATAA